The Amycolatopsis japonica nucleotide sequence GACGGCGACGCCCCGGTAGGTCACCTCGCCGTTGGTGAACAGGCCCCCGCCGTCGGTCAGCGCGAGTTTCACGGTGTACCCGCCCGCCCCGAAGAGCCTGCCGAGCCCCGCGTAGCTCGCCCCGACGAACGCCGTCGTCGCCAGGGCGAGGATGACGAACGCGATCACCTGGATCCGGACACGGGTGGTGAGCATCAGCTACCTCCGGAGGACGGCAGCGGCAGGGTCGGAAGTCCCGGCGGGACCCCTTCGCCTGGGGGAGGGAGTTCGACGCCCGGTGCGGGGATCATCGTGGCGTAGACGTTCAGGTAGTCGCCCTTGATCCCGTCGCGGACGGCGTCGGTGAACGGGAACGTCGGCAGGATCTCCAGCGACTTGGGCAGGCTCTCGCCGGCGTCGGCCAGCCGTTTCAGGATCGGCGCGAGCGCGGTGAGGTCCGCGACGAGATCGGCACGGCTCTTCTTGATCACGTCGACGCCGACCCCCGAGAGCCGGTCCAGCGACTGCAGCATCGAGACGAGCTGGGTGCGCTGATCGGAGAGGCTCTGAAGGCCGGGCGTGAGATCGGTGAGCGCGCCTTCGACCTGCTTCTTCCGGTTCGCCAGCGTGGCCGAGAGCTGGTTCAGCCCATCGAGCGCCGAGGTGATCTCGGAGCGGTGGGAGTCCAGGTTGGACACCAGCTTCTCCACAGTGGACAGGAAGGACCGGATCTCCTCCTCGTTGCCGTCCATCACCTTCGACAGCTCGCGGTTGATGGTCTGCAACTGCCCGATCCCGCCGCCGTTGAGCAGCAGGGACAGCGCACCGAAGATCTCCTCGAACTCCGGGTTGCGGTTCGTGCTCGCGACGGGGATCACGCCGCCGTCGCCCAGCCTGCCCTCGGCCTTCGCCGCGCTCGGGGCGAGCTCGATGAACTTCTCGCCGAGCAGGCTGGACTGCCGCAGCCGCGCGATGGCGTTGGCGGGCAGGTGGACGTCGCCGTTGACCGCCAGGACGGTCTCGGCCGTCCAGCCGTCCTCGCCGAGCCTGATCGTCTCGACCCGGCCGACCGGGACGTCGCCGACCTTCACCGCGGCCTGCGGGACGAGGTCGAGCACGTCGGCGAACTGCACGGTCACCCGGTACGGATGGTCGCCGATGTCCGCGCCGCCGGGCAGCGGCAGGTCGTAGACCCCCTTGAAATCCGACGAGCAGGCCGTGAGTGCGACGCAGCACGCGGCGAGCGCGGCGATCGCCCGTTTCGTGGCCATCAACGCCCCCCGGTGTAGGTGTCGCCGGCGACGGGCAGCGGGAGCGGGGCGTATTCGAGCATGTTGCCGCGGCTCTGCAGTTTGCCGGTCTTCGGGTCGACGGCTTCGAGCACGTTCGTCACCGCCAGCGGGATCGTGTCGAGGGTCTCGGCCAGCGCGGCGCGTTTGTCGACCAGCGTCCCGGTCGTGACCGCGAGCTTGTCCACATTGGACTTGATCAGCGCGCGGTTCTCCTTGATGAACTGCTGGATCTCCGCGAGCGCACTACCGAGGCCGTTGAGCGCTCGGGCGAGCTCGTCCTTGTTCGCGGCCAGTGTCCCGGTCACCGAGGCGAGCTGCTTGTTGACCTCGCTGACGTTGCGGTCGTTGGTCGCCAGCATCGAGGTGAACCGCTGCAGCTCGTCGACGGTGGCGAACAGGTTCTGCGAGTTCCCGGACAGGGTCCTGGCGAGGTCGGCGAAGTTGCGCACCGACTCGTTGAACGGTTTGCCGTTGCCCTGCAGGTTCTTCGCGCCGGTGCGCAGCAGATCCGAAAGCGCGCCGTCGGCGTTCGCCCCCTTGGGGCCGAGCGCCTTGGCGAGCGTGTCGAGGCTGGAGTAGAGCTGGTCGAGTTCCACCGGGGTGCCGGTGCGCTCGACCGGGATCACCGCGCCGTCGTCCAGCCGGTTTCCCGCGCGGGTGAGCTTGGTGAACTGGACGTACCGGTCCGCCACCACGCTCGGCGCCACGACCAGGACGTTCGTGTCGGCGGCGATCGGTGTCGAGCCGTCGACGGTCAGCACGACCTTGACCCGCTCTCCTTCCGGGGCGACCGATTCCACCTGGCCGACCCGGACGCCGAGCACACGCACGTCCGATCCACTGTAGACACCGACCGCGCGCGAGAAGTACACGGTGACGCGGTCGAGCCCGCTGCCGGAGAAGATCCACCAGAGACCGCCGACGACGGCCAGCGCGAGCACGAGCGCGAGGGTGACGAATCTGCTGATCACCGGCGGCCTCCCGGGATCTTCGGGGTGCAGGGGTCCCGGTTCTCCGGGACGAGGCCGCACAGGTAGCCGTCCACCCAGCGCCCGTTGCCGAGCGAGTTGTTCACCACGCGGAAGT carries:
- a CDS encoding MCE family protein, with amino-acid sequence MATKRAIAALAACCVALTACSSDFKGVYDLPLPGGADIGDHPYRVTVQFADVLDLVPQAAVKVGDVPVGRVETIRLGEDGWTAETVLAVNGDVHLPANAIARLRQSSLLGEKFIELAPSAAKAEGRLGDGGVIPVASTNRNPEFEEIFGALSLLLNGGGIGQLQTINRELSKVMDGNEEEIRSFLSTVEKLVSNLDSHRSEITSALDGLNQLSATLANRKKQVEGALTDLTPGLQSLSDQRTQLVSMLQSLDRLSGVGVDVIKKSRADLVADLTALAPILKRLADAGESLPKSLEILPTFPFTDAVRDGIKGDYLNVYATMIPAPGVELPPPGEGVPPGLPTLPLPSSGGS
- a CDS encoding MCE family protein, which translates into the protein MISRFVTLALVLALAVVGGLWWIFSGSGLDRVTVYFSRAVGVYSGSDVRVLGVRVGQVESVAPEGERVKVVLTVDGSTPIAADTNVLVVAPSVVADRYVQFTKLTRAGNRLDDGAVIPVERTGTPVELDQLYSSLDTLAKALGPKGANADGALSDLLRTGAKNLQGNGKPFNESVRNFADLARTLSGNSQNLFATVDELQRFTSMLATNDRNVSEVNKQLASVTGTLAANKDELARALNGLGSALAEIQQFIKENRALIKSNVDKLAVTTGTLVDKRAALAETLDTIPLAVTNVLEAVDPKTGKLQSRGNMLEYAPLPLPVAGDTYTGGR